A region of the Cyanobium usitatum str. Tous genome:
GCGGATTGCGATTCATGAGGCGGGTCACCTGTTGGTGGCCCGTAAAGAGGAGATGGCGGTGCGCCAGGTGCTGGTGGGTTCCCTGGCCTGCCTGCGGGCCGGCCTCAACACCAGCGGCAGCACCGAACTCGAGCCACCGGCCCATGCCAAGTTGCCGGCCGAGGAGCTGCGGCGCTGGAGCAGGGTGCTGCAGGCGGGCATGGTGGCCGAGCAGCTGATCTACGGCCAGAGCGTCGGCGGCAACGACGACCGGGCCCTGCTGGGGCGGCTCTGGGGCCTGTCTGGCCAAGACGTTGACACCGCCCAACGGGAACAGCGCCGGGCCCGCCGCGAGGTGGAGGCCCAGTTGCGCGCCAGCGAGCAGCAATTGCAGAGCGAGGCCGATGCCCTGCTGGCCCTGGCGCCAAGGCTGGGACGCCCCCTGGCTGGGGAGGCCTGAGGCGGTGCTGGCGCTGCTGGATGCGCCCACGGGCTTAGCCGGCAACATGCTTTTGGCAGCCCTGCTGGATCTGGGGCTACCGCAGGCGGAGATCGATGGCCCCCTGGCCGCCCTCGGCCTAGGCGGGACCTACCGCTTGGAGCTGCAAGAGCGCCGCAGCGGCGGCCTGCGCGGTCTGCATTTGGAGGTGCTGAGCCTGGAGCGCCAGCCAGCCCATCGGCTCTGGGGCGATCTGCGGAGCCAGTTACAGACGGCCCCCTGGCCCGAGCCCTTGCGGCAGCGGGTGCTGGAGGTCTTTGGCCTGCTGGCGGCGGCGGAGGCGGCGGTGCACGGCCACAGCCCCGAGCAGGTGCACTTCCACGAGGTGGGCGCCCTCGATGCCCTGGTGGATGTGGTGGGGGTGTGCGCCGGGCTGCTGCACTTCGGGGTGGAGCAGCTGGTGTGCAGCCCGCCGCCGGCGGGTCATGGCCTGGTGGCCACGGCCCACGGCACCCTGCCCCTGCCGGCGCCTGCCGTATTGGAGCTGGCCCGCTTGCGGGCGATTCCCCTGGCTTCAGCCGAAGGCTTCCCCCCGGGCGAACTCACCACCCCCACGGGTCTGGCCTTAGCGGCCTGCTGGGCGACGCGCTTTGGTCATCCCCCCACCCACGTGCCTAAGCGGGTGGGCGTGGGGCTGGGCTCGCGCAGCCTGGATCGCCCCAACCTGCTGCGGCTCACCCTGGCCGATGGCGGCGGCTCCGATCCTGCCCAGCTCGAAACGGTGCATCTAGAAACCGTGCTGGTGCAGCAGGCCCAGATCGATGACGCCACGGCGGAGGATCTGGCTTTCCTGGCTGAGGAACTGCGCCAGGCCGGGGCCCTGGAGGTGTTCAGCCAGGCGATCGCCATGAAGAAAGGGCGCACCGCCCAGCTGCTTTCGGCCCTTGTCGCCCCCGAGCAGGCCGAGAGCTTGCGCCGGGTGTGGTGGCGGCACAGCAGCACCTTGGGGTTGCGCGAACACCCCCAGACCCGCTGGGTGCTGCCGCGCCGCAGCCTGGAGCTGGCCACGCCCCTGGGGCCGGTGCGGCTCAAGCAGGCCCAGCTGCCCGATGGCCGTTGGCGCAGCAAGCCAGAACACGACGACCTGGCAGCTCTTGCGCGCCAGCACACACTGGGGATCGATCAGGTGCGCTTGGTTGTGCAGCAGGCCCTCGAGGCCCTGCCCGACGCCAACTTGCCCAACCAGCCCTAATCATGCCGCCTTTTGCCCAAGCCCTGCTTCAGCGCTGCCGCCGCGGGCTGCTTCGTTTGGCCGCCTGGTGGGAGGGCTTGCCGCCCCTGCCCGGCGGCCTGAAGCTGTGGATCAGCCTGCTGAGTTTTGGTTTTCTGCTGGCGGCCCTAGTGGGCCACGGGCGCCAGCTGCTGCAGCTCAGCCTCGATCGTCAGGGCTGGCTGTGGCTGCTGCTGGGGGTGGGGGTGAGTTTGCTGAGCCTGGTGGCCAACGGTCTTGCCTTCGGCGTGGTGCTGCGCTGGCTCGGGCTGCGCCCCCGCTGGGGCGAACTGGTGCGGGCCTACCTCGACACCAATCTGCGCAAATTCCTGCCCGGGGGCATCTGGCACCTCAGCAGTCGCGTGCAGCTGTTGCGCAGCCCTGAGGCCCCCTTGGCGGCCCCGGCCCCGGGCGCTCTGGCCCTGGTGGCGGTGCTGCTGGACCCCTTGGTAGCGGCGGTGGCGGCCCTGGCCCTGGTGTCTGCGGGCGGCTGGCAACAGGGCCTGGCCTTGTTGGGGTTGGTGCCCTTGGTCTTGCTCTGGCCCCGCTGGCTCAACCCCCTGCTAAGTCGCCTGGAGCGCCGCAAGCTCTCGGCGCCAGGCATGGACATCGAGGCGGCCGCCACTGCGCCGATTCGCTCCTATCCCTGGCCGCCGCTGCTGGTGCAGTTTGGATTTGTGCTGCTGCGCTTTGGCGGCTTTGCCTGCTGCGTTCAGGCCTTCGATCTTTCTTTCAGCCTCAGCTGGGCTAGCTGGCTGGCGGGCTTCGCCCTGGCCTGGACGGCTGGCCTGGTGGTGCCCGGCGCCCCCGGCGGCCTGGGGGTGTTCGAGGCGGTGCTGCTGCTGCGGATGGGCGTCGCCATTCC
Encoded here:
- the larC gene encoding nickel pincer cofactor biosynthesis protein LarC; this encodes MPCWPWRQGWDAPWLGRPEAVLALLDAPTGLAGNMLLAALLDLGLPQAEIDGPLAALGLGGTYRLELQERRSGGLRGLHLEVLSLERQPAHRLWGDLRSQLQTAPWPEPLRQRVLEVFGLLAAAEAAVHGHSPEQVHFHEVGALDALVDVVGVCAGLLHFGVEQLVCSPPPAGHGLVATAHGTLPLPAPAVLELARLRAIPLASAEGFPPGELTTPTGLALAACWATRFGHPPTHVPKRVGVGLGSRSLDRPNLLRLTLADGGGSDPAQLETVHLETVLVQQAQIDDATAEDLAFLAEELRQAGALEVFSQAIAMKKGRTAQLLSALVAPEQAESLRRVWWRHSSTLGLREHPQTRWVLPRRSLELATPLGPVRLKQAQLPDGRWRSKPEHDDLAALARQHTLGIDQVRLVVQQALEALPDANLPNQP
- a CDS encoding UPF0104 family protein, with the protein product MPPFAQALLQRCRRGLLRLAAWWEGLPPLPGGLKLWISLLSFGFLLAALVGHGRQLLQLSLDRQGWLWLLLGVGVSLLSLVANGLAFGVVLRWLGLRPRWGELVRAYLDTNLRKFLPGGIWHLSSRVQLLRSPEAPLAAPAPGALALVAVLLDPLVAAVAALALVSAGGWQQGLALLGLVPLVLLWPRWLNPLLSRLERRKLSAPGMDIEAAATAPIRSYPWPPLLVQFGFVLLRFGGFACCVQAFDLSFSLSWASWLAGFALAWTAGLVVPGAPGGLGVFEAVLLLRMGVAIPEAPLLAIAISYRLVVTLADLLAALMARLDRARS